A region from the Brassica napus cultivar Da-Ae chromosome C8, Da-Ae, whole genome shotgun sequence genome encodes:
- the LOC106360167 gene encoding TORTIFOLIA1-like protein 4 has translation MSLHGRFPASPPVSLSPASSSSPSSHSPSSPDLKQRVIACLNKLADRDTLALAAAELDSIARNLTHDSFSSFLSCIHTTDSSSKSPVRKHSVAVLSLMSRHHGESLSPHLSKMVSTIIRRLRDPDSSVRSACAAATADISAHVTRQPFASVAKPLIETLIQEGDSNVQTGAAVCLAASVEAAADPEPEQLRKSLPKIGKMLKSEAFKAKAALLSAVGSIITAGGAGSKPVLDWLVPVLIDFLSSEDWAARKSAAEGLSRVAAAEEELAWEYKKACTAALESRRFDKVKSVRETMNRALSQWKEVANDVDEALLSPCTSSLDVGVKSSRLKKSTRMIKRSPSLPVNRSYVASRQQKENLPRRNVTVSVASREEEQVKSGGPDIIKHTISEKGREDKKVGGFDCGLRSGSRVAPCSDDGDDSCDSLVKNGKDGVDESRKDSEELSLIREQLAMIENQQSSLLDLLRKFMGSSQSGIQSLESRVSGLEMALDEISCDLAVSNGRVPKTSSCGGESCSKLPGAEFLSHKYWRKAEERPMQTRSTASETAAHENSFDQGMQKRGSVFQKRSARNQFQDSVHTTLQKPTTRGRE, from the exons ATGTCTCTTCACGGACGATTCCCGGCGAGTCCGCCGGTTTCATTATCTCCGGCGTCTTCCTCATCGCCGAGTTCTCACTCCCCGTCGTCTCCTGACCTGAAGCAACGAGTCATCGCTTGCCTCAACAAGCTCGCGGACCGCGACACGTTAGCTCTCGCCGCGGCGGAGCTCGACTCCATCGCCAGAAACCTAACTCACGACTCCTTTTCTTCTTTCCTCAGCTGCATCCACACCACCGACTCCTCCTCTAAATCTCCGGTGCGGAAACACTCTGTCGCCGTTTTATCGCTCATGTCTCGCCACCACGGCgagtctctctctcctcacctCTCTAAGATGGTCTCCACCATCATCCGCCGTCTCAGAGACCCCGACTCCTCCGTTCGCTCCGCCTGCGCCGCCGCTACCGCCGATATATCCGCTCACGTCACGAGGCAACCGTTCGCCTCCGTCGCGAAACCGCTTATCGAGACGCTGATCCAGGAAGGCGACTCGAACGTGCAGACCGGAGCGGCGGTGTGTTTGGCGGCGTCGGTGGAAGCTGCGGCGGATCCTGAGCCGGAGCAGTTGAGGAAGTCTCTTCCCAAGATCGGGAAGATGCTAAAGAGCGAGGCTTTCAAGGCCAAGGCGGCGCTTTTAAGCGCCGTGGGTAGTATCATCACCGCGGGTGGCGCGGGAAGTAAACCGGTTTTGGATTGGTTAGTTCCGGTTTTGATAGACTTTCTGAGCAGTGAAGATTGGGCGGCGAGGAAATCCGCTGCGGAGGGGTTGAGTAGAGTCGCGGCGGCCGAGGAGGAGTTGGCGTGGGAATACAAGAAAGCTTGCACGGCGGCTCTTGAAAGCAGAAGGTTTGATAAGGTGAAGAGTGTGAGAGAGACTATGAATAGAGCATTGAGTCAGTGGAAAGAAGTGGCCAATGATGTAGACGAAGCCTTGTTGTCTCCATGTACATCTTCCCTTGACGTTGGTGTCAAGTCTTCAAGACTAAAGAAGTCAACGCGTATGATCAAGAGGTCACCATCTTTGCCTGTGAATAGATCATATGTAGCAAGTAGACAACAAAAGGAGAATCTTCCAAGAAGGAACGTGACCGTGTCAGTAGCTTCTAGGGAGGAGGAGCAGGTGAAGTCAGGGGGACCAGATATAATCAAACATACAATCTCTGAGAAGGGCCGGGAAGATAAGAAAGTAGGTGGCTTTGATTGTGGTTTGAGGTCTGGTTCTAGGGTGGCACCATGCAGCGACGATGGTGATGATTCTTGTGATTCTCTTGTCAAGAATGGTAAAGATGGTGTTGATGAGAGCAGGAAAGATAGTGAGGAACTTTCTTTGATACGCGAGCAGCTTGCTATGATTGAGAACCAGCAGTCCAGTCTTTTAGACCTACTTCGG AAATTTATGGGAAGCTCACAGAGTGGGATCCAGTCTCTGGAGTCTCGTGTAAGCGGTCTAGAGATGGCTTTGGATGAAATATCATGCGATCTTGCGGTTTCAAACGGGAGAGTACCTAAGACTAGTAGCTGTGGAGGAGAGAGTTGTTCAAAACTACCTGGTGCAGAGTTCTTAAGTCACAAGTACTGGAGAAAAGCAGAGGAGAGACCAATGCAAACCAGAAGCACAGCCAGTGAAACGGCTGCGCATGAGAATAGTTTTGACCAGGGGATGCAAAAGAGAGGTTCTGTTTTTCAAAAGAGATCAGCAAGAAACCAGTTTCAAGACTCCGTGCATACAACGCTACAGAAACCAACAACCAG ggGAAGAGAGTGA